One Trueperaceae bacterium DNA segment encodes these proteins:
- the aroF gene encoding 3-deoxy-7-phosphoheptulonate synthase, which translates to MVIVMAKNAPQESLERVLGEIKRLGFTPHVSAGESRTLVGAIGPAPTEEVREHLAALQGVDTVMRISKPYKLASREFRHDDSSVTIGTPGRGAVRTGNGTFVVAAGPCGVESAEQLAGAAAIVKKHGGAVLRGGAYKPRTSPYAFQGLGEEGLRLLAEAREETGLPIVTEVTAPELVATVAATADMLQIGARNSQNFALLAEVGKAGKPVLFKRGMSTSISEFLQAAEYVLSQGNANVVLCERGIRTFETSTRFTLDVSAVPVLKELTHLPVWVDPSHAAGRRGLVPPLALASAAAGADGLIVEVHAKPEEAKSDAAQQLDDAEFGELMARLRGVVAALGKSL; encoded by the coding sequence ATGGTCATCGTCATGGCCAAGAACGCCCCTCAGGAATCGCTGGAGCGCGTCCTCGGCGAGATCAAGCGGTTGGGGTTCACGCCCCACGTGAGCGCCGGGGAGTCGCGCACCCTCGTGGGCGCCATCGGCCCCGCCCCGACGGAGGAGGTGCGTGAGCACCTGGCCGCCCTGCAGGGCGTCGACACCGTCATGCGCATCTCGAAGCCGTACAAGCTGGCCTCGCGCGAGTTCCGGCACGACGACTCGAGCGTCACCATCGGCACGCCCGGGCGCGGCGCGGTGAGGACGGGCAACGGGACCTTCGTCGTGGCCGCCGGCCCCTGCGGGGTCGAGAGCGCCGAGCAGCTCGCCGGCGCGGCCGCGATCGTCAAGAAGCATGGCGGCGCCGTGCTGCGTGGCGGCGCCTACAAACCGCGGACCAGCCCCTACGCCTTCCAGGGGCTGGGCGAGGAGGGGCTACGGCTCCTCGCCGAGGCGCGGGAGGAGACCGGCCTGCCCATCGTCACCGAGGTGACGGCGCCCGAACTGGTGGCCACGGTCGCCGCCACCGCCGACATGCTCCAGATCGGGGCGCGCAACAGCCAGAACTTCGCGCTCCTGGCCGAGGTGGGCAAGGCGGGCAAGCCGGTGCTCTTCAAGCGCGGCATGAGCACCTCGATAAGCGAGTTCCTGCAGGCGGCCGAGTACGTCCTCAGCCAGGGGAACGCGAACGTGGTGCTGTGCGAGCGCGGCATCCGCACGTTCGAGACGAGCACGAGGTTCACGCTCGACGTGAGCGCCGTCCCGGTGCTGAAGGAGCTGACGCACCTGCCGGTGTGGGTCGACCCGAGCCACGCCGCGGGCCGGCGCGGCCTGGTCCCGCCCCTCGCCCTGGCGAGCGCGGCCGCCGGCGCCGACGGGCTCATCGTCGAGGTGCACGCCAAACCCGAGGAGGCCAAGTCGGACGCCGCGCAGCAGCTCGACGACGCCGAGTTCGGGGAGCTCATGGCGCGCCTCAGGGGCGTGGTCGCCGCTCTCGGCAAGAGCCTGTAG
- a CDS encoding GAF domain-containing protein, translating into MRPTTPPGPAGSGAPGAEVAYVPPLGAGAGKNDRYLALRRYVLALTEGEDDWLANLANAAAAIFDHVPDLNWAGFYLLKGGELVLGPFQGRPACVRIAVGRGVCGAAVAERRTQVVPDVREFPGHIACDDRSRSEIVVPIVVDGAVVAVLDLDSAAVANFDIEDRRALETIVKDLAPRVDWGAATRA; encoded by the coding sequence ATGCGTCCCACCACTCCCCCCGGACCGGCCGGCAGCGGCGCGCCCGGCGCCGAGGTCGCCTACGTCCCGCCGCTCGGGGCGGGCGCGGGCAAGAACGACCGCTACCTGGCGCTGCGTCGTTACGTCCTCGCCCTCACGGAGGGCGAGGACGACTGGCTGGCGAACCTCGCCAACGCCGCGGCCGCCATCTTCGACCACGTGCCCGACCTGAACTGGGCCGGCTTCTACCTGTTGAAGGGGGGCGAGCTGGTGCTGGGGCCGTTCCAGGGTAGGCCCGCCTGCGTGCGGATCGCGGTGGGGCGGGGCGTGTGCGGCGCCGCCGTCGCCGAGCGCCGCACTCAGGTGGTGCCCGACGTGCGTGAGTTCCCGGGCCACATCGCCTGCGACGACCGCTCCCGCTCCGAGATCGTGGTGCCTATCGTGGTGGATGGGGCGGTCGTCGCGGTACTCGACCTCGACAGCGCGGCCGTGGCCAACTTCGACATCGAGGACCGGCGCGCGCTGGAGACCATCGTCAAGGACCTTGCGCCGCGCGTCGACTGGGGCGCCGCGACGCGCGCCTAG